One window of the Oncorhynchus keta strain PuntledgeMale-10-30-2019 chromosome 31, Oket_V2, whole genome shotgun sequence genome contains the following:
- the LOC118374979 gene encoding protein shisa-7-like → MTPTTNLQVFAVSLLSLLAAPLTTAEDSSPSPTPSPLRTDPRPRQGGSTDPPQSAPSPPLLLLAIHANLRPAALRGRPKAPEKLPESPGVLETPPQPLAQIMFPKNVTSAAAGALAPPLGTAQVAPPPRTLVDVDVCHGYYDVMGQLDNTFNCSKDSFIYCCGSCHYRFCCPDPTRRLEQSSCTNYDSPDWAKTPPPNAILLDDDEPELDPLQPLSHNTGFVIGGVIVFMVAVAVGIKIMFNKVSQQANNGEINMPRALVDMLRHQSSPVQQDERNNSVALCGSGEGQGTLGRPPKNLYAPGLPSKDNRLGNIQHNFIHSGTSPNHTATIEHAPRMNNTQLAAGGTLLSSKHNNTKEQPSFHHSLHNLAQLPPSYENATKPELNRYSSLKRLEKSGLDEYSSGYCTTKRRPHTAQPALQSSSHHIPCGGDYNTMGGRGTLPRHAPRPWIQPTGLPPVSPTVNPYPLDPTEQHYNLNYDTLSKPARKVMSQDQLLNMGDVPGNTGTLSRMSKNQQHQYYKAMAAATKNSNTQTLTRKPQDRPQERPQSNTQTLTRKPQDRPQERPQSNNQTLTRKPQDRPQERPQSNNQTLTRKPKDRPQERPQSNNQTLTRKPKDWPQERLQDRLLMSPDHLEESMGRGVGGMGVGVQDPYAHGGGGGMVPTLPRGGLTPQQKAQSQQNVCATPSLDRHHMIKMNSHPTSGREQERSQGMTGHMSGGMGGGMGGWGGSEMPGTGVVMGTGTLGGHSAKRMAFAAKRQNTIEQLHFIPGGGDGGAGGGSRGGGSGGGGGGSQGIRTGSKNEVTV, encoded by the exons ATGACGCCCACCACCAATCTCCAAGTCTTCgccgtctccctcctctctctccttgctgcCCCACTTACCACAGCTGAGgacagctccccctctcccactccctctcccctaCGTACCGACCCCCGGCCTCGCCAGGGGGGCTCCACCGACCCCCCTCAGTCCGCCCCcagcccccctctcctcctcctggccATCCATGCCAACCTCCGCCCCGCTGCCCTCCGGGGCAGGCCCAAAGCTCCAGAGAAACTTCCAGAATCCCCTGGGGTTCTGGAGACCCCTCCCCAACCCCTGGCCCAGATCATGTTCCCCAAGAACGTGACGTCTGCGGCAGCGGGAGCCCTGGCTCCTCCGTTGGGCACAGCCCAGGTGGCTCCTCCTCCCCGCACACTGGTGGACGTGGATGTGTGCCATGGTTACTATGACGTCATGGGCCAGTTGGACAACACCTTCAACTGCTCCAAGGACAGCTTCATCTACTGCTGTGGCAGCTGCCACTACCGCTTCTGCTGCCCCGACCCCACCCGTCGTTTGGAGCAGAGCAGCTGTACCAACTACGACTCCCCGGATTGGGCCAAGACCCCGCCACCAAACGCCATACTCCTGGATGATGATGAGCCGGAACTGGACCCTCTGCAGCCTCTGAGCCACAACACAGGCTTTGTGATTGGAGGTGTCATTGTGTTTATGGTAGCGGTTGCCGTGGGGATTAAGATAATGTTCAACAAGGTGTCGCAGCAGGCCAACAACGGAGAGATCAACATGCCAAG AGCGCTGGTGGACATGTTGCGtcaccagtccagtccagtgcaGCAGGATGAGAGGAACAACAGCGTGGCTCTGTGTGGTTCAGGGGAGGGACAGGGTACGCTGGGCAGACCTCCCAAAAACCTCTATGCTCCTGGCCTGCCCAGCAAGGACAACAGAC TGGGGAATATTCAACACAATTTTATCCATTCAGGAACCAGTCCCAATCACACTGCTACCATCG AACACGCCCCCCGTATGAACAACACCCAGCTGGCGGCAGGAGGCACTCTTCTGTCCAGCAAACACAACAATACTAAAGAGCAGCCctccttccaccactccctccacAACCTGGCACAGCTTCCCCCATCCTACGAGAACGCCACCAAGCCAGAGCTCAACAGATACTCCTCGCTCAAACGCCTGG AAAAGAGTGGTCTTGATGAATATTCATCGGGCTACTGCACCACCAAGAGGCGTCCCCACACGGCCCAGCCCgctctccagtcctccagtcacCACATCCCCTGTGGCGGAGACTACAACACCATGGGTGGGAGGGGCACCCTCCCTCGCCACGCCCCCCGCCCCTGGATTCAACCCACCGGCCTACCCCCCGTCTCCCCCACGGTCAACCCCTACCCCCTGGACCCAACCGAGCAGCACTACAACCTCAACTACGACACCCTGTCCAAGCCTGCCAGGAAAGTCATGTCGCAGGACCAGCTGCTCAACATGGGGGACGTCCCCGGGAACACTGGGACCCTCTCCAGAATGTCCAAGAACCAACAGCACCAGTACTACAAAGCCATGGCTGCTGCTACTAAGAACTCCAACACCCAGACCCTGACAAGGAAGCCCCAGGATCGACCCCAGGAGCGGCCTCAGTCCAACACCCAGACCCTGACAAGGAAGCCCCAGGATCGACCCCAGGAGCGGCCTCAGTCCAACAACCAGACCCTGACAAGGAAGCCCCAGGATCGACCCCAGGAGCGGCCTCAGTCCAACAACCAGACCCTGACGAGGAAGCCCAAGGATCGACCCCAGGAGCGGCCTCAGTCCAACAACCAGACCCTGACGAGGAAGCCCAAGGATTGGCCCCAGGAGCGTCTCCAGGATCGCCTACTCATGTCCCCAGATCACCTGGAGGAGAGCATGGGTAGGGGTGTCGGAGGGATGGGAGTGGGTGTGCAGGATCCATATGCCCATGGAGGCGGGGGAGGCATGGTCCCCACTCTCCCCCGGGGTGGTCTCACCCCTCAGCAGAAAGCCCAGTCCCAGCAGAATGTATGTGCCACTCCCTCCCTGGACCGCCACCACATGATCAAGATGAACTCTCACCCCACCTCggggagggagcaggagagaagcCAGGGCATGACGGGGCATATGAGTGGAGGCATGGGGGGAGGCATGGGGGGCTGGGGTGGTAGCGAGATGCCCGGGACGGGGGTTGTCATGGGAACAGGGACGCTAGGGGGCCACAGCGCCAAGAGGATGGCTTTCGCTGCCAAGAGGCAGAACACTATCGAGCAGTTACACTTTATACCAGGAGGGGGCGACGGAGGAGCGggaggaggaagtagaggaggaggaagtggaggaggagggggaggcagtcAGGGCATCAGGACAGGCAGTAAGAATGAGGTGACAGTGTGA